The following proteins are encoded in a genomic region of Eriocheir sinensis breed Jianghai 21 chromosome 2, ASM2467909v1, whole genome shotgun sequence:
- the LOC127001743 gene encoding uncharacterized protein LOC127001743 produces MKGIGKRKVSPDSDTEEEEGGGDGGGGGGGGGGGGGGGGGGGGGGGGGGGGAHGGGGGGGGARKEKDMDLPPMPKRPSLVSIDSEDENKMVEVKTGICGLDPTTGKGKQIHLIQMLLLPFVPIMALIIQNSINMVSILEYQNDMQETIDQVQISTGLGNVTEALQSERAEIAFYLFTNGSIIRRNLSEHFAYTNSLIENLKWPAFRIDDHLFQNKILFRIRLDDFRDKITRFDTPNIEAGIAFYNRANYIFLDQLTREIKEKDASGVWRPLLAYKNMIRAIEHLGISMVFGEQYFGRGDLDQSSYIAFVTNDALGQDFLNASQNFAFWIGTRYKALQKDYPWYSNITRRRLEILGREKIQPDFEKATEYFYAMLGYLDALQKVQYEIRKTIQYTIVKEVQASNSHVVIGIALLAVVLIISPVIIILVRMITRTLQAFSETLLHKTHELRFEKKRSDKLLYQMLPSSVAQQLRIHKAVAAETYSSITIYFSDIVGFSEMAYHSTPMQVISLMNVLYKMFDSRIDCYDVYKIETIGDAYMVASGLHMRKKGKDHAAEIAAMAIDLLHGTENFVIPHMPGERLQIRIGIHTGSAVAGVICTKTPRYCLFGDSVILAAKIESSGLPFKIHISQDTKDCLDRVGGFIVKLRGELDVKGRGVMDTYWLTGKHGVLPDRRPYSGKDDDEFMADNPHSEYGRRPMDEHGKHQSSFAKAIGFCKDLLG; encoded by the exons gggggaggtggaggaggcgcccGGAAGGAGAAGGACATGGACCTGCCGCCCATGCCCAAGAGGCCTTCCTTAGTCTCTATCGACAGCGAGGACGAGAACAAGATGGTGGAG gtgaAGACTGGCATCTGCGGGCTCGATCCTACCACAGGGAAGGGCAAGCAGATCCACCTGATCCAGATGTTGCTGCTTCCCTTCGTGCCCATCATGGCGCTCATCATCCAGAACTCGATCAACATGGTCAGCATCCTCGAGTACCAGAACGACATGCAGGAGACCATCGAccag gtCCAGATTAGCACGGGTCTGGGCAACGTGACGGAGGCGCTGCAGTCTGAGCGGGCCGAGATCGCCTTCTACCTCTTCACGAACGGCTCCATTATCCGCCGCAACCTGTCCGAGCATTTCGCCTACACCAACTCCCTCATCGAGAACCTCAAGTGGCCTGCCTTCAGGATCGACGACCACCTCTTCCAGAATAAGATCCTGTTCCGTATTCGCCTGGACGACTTCCGAGACAAAATCACCCGCTTCGACACGCCTAACATCGAGGCCGGCATCGCCTTCTACAACAGGGCCAACTACATCTTTCTCGACCAG CTGACACGAGAGATCAAAGAGAAGGACGCCTCGGGGGTGTGGCGGCCGCTGCTCGCCTACAAGAATATGATACGCGCCATCGAGCACCTGGGCATCTCCATGGTGTTCGGTGAGCAGTACTTCGGCCGCGGAGACCTCGACCAGAGCTCCTACATCGCCTTTGTCACCAACGACGCCCTCGGCCAAGACTTCCTGAACGCCTCTCAAAACTTTGCCTTCTGGATAGGAACGCGGTACAAGGCGCTGCAGAAGGACTACCCGTGGTACTCCAACATCACGCGCCGCCGACTGGAGATCCTCGGAAGGGAGAAGATTCAGCCGGACTTCGAGAAGGCCACCGAGTACTTCTATGCCATGTTGGGTTACCTGGACGCCCTGCAGAAGGTTCAGTACGAAATCAG GAAGACCATTCAGTACACCATCGTGAAGGAGGTGCAGGCGTCCAACAGTCACGTGGTCATCGGCATCGCGTTGCTCGCTGTGGTGCTCATCATCTCCCCggtcatcatcatcctcgtccGCATGATTACCAGGACGCTGCAG GCTTTCTCAGAGACGCTGCTGCACAAGACCCATGAACTGCGGTTTGAGAAGAAGCGGTCGGACAAGTTGCTGTACCAGATGTTGCCGAGCAGCGTGGCGCAGCAGCTCAGGATTCACAAGGCGGTGGCGGCCGAGACCTACTCCTCCATCACCATCTACTTCAGCGACATCGTGGGCTTCTCCGAGATGGCCTATCACAGCACGCCTATGCAG gtCATCTCTCTCATGAACGTCCTCTACAAGATGTTCGACTCCCGCATCGACTGCTACGACGTGTACAAGATCGAGACCATTGGGGACGCCTACATGGTGGCCTCGGGGCTGCACATGAGGAAGAAAG GCAAGGATCACGCCGCCGAGATCGCAGCAATGGCCATCGACCTCTTGCACGGCACCGAGAACTTCGTCATCCCGCACATGCCCGGCGAGCGCCTGCAGATCCGCATCGGCATCCACACGGGGTCCGCGGTGGCCGGCGTCATCTGCACCAAGACGCCGCGCTACTGCCTCTTCGGCGACTCCGTCATTCTCGCCGCCAAGATAGAGTCGTCGGGCCTAC CATTCAAGATCCACATATCGCAAGACACGAAGGACTGCCTTGACCGCGTTGGTGGCTTCATCGTCAAGCTGAGAGGAGAGCTGGACGTtaag GGGCGGGGCGTGATGGACACCTACTGGCTTACGGGGAAGCACGGGGTCCTGCCTGATCGCCGCCCTTACTCGGGGAAGGACGATGACGAGTTCATGGCCGACAATCCCCACTCGGAGTATGGCCGGCGCCCGATGGATGAACACGGCAAGCACCAGTCGTCCTTCGCCAAGGCCATCGGCTTCTGCAAAGATCTTCTGGGATGA
- the LOC127001776 gene encoding uncharacterized protein LOC127001776, producing MGEVRKNKVGPRSSHGQDSGGVRRGPTSPIRPPPTLRRSSLISFEGDDENSRVEVKTGCCGLDPTTGRGKQIHLLQILLLPFIPILALIIQNSINMVTVLEYQYDMQETIDQVQISTGLGNVTEALQSERAEIAFYLFTNDSVIRGNLTEHFKYTNMLLDELIWPVFRQEHELFNNKILFRIRLDDFRDKITKFDTPSVEAGIAFYNKANYIFLDQLTSEINEKDAAGVWRPLLAYKNIIRAIEHLGISMVFGLQYFGRGALNQKSYIAFVTNDALGYDFLNTSQNFEFWITDRYKNLQKSYPWYSNITRRRLEVLGRTKIEPDFDKATEYFYAMLGYLDALQKIQYEIRHVIERTLVSEMNASNSHVVIGIALLCVVLLISPVIILLVRMMTRTLQAFSDTLIHKTHELAYEQKRSDTLLYQMLPPSVAQQLKQHRDVSAETYESVTIYFSDIVGFTELSSESTPMQVISLLNALYKMFDSRIELYDVYKIETIGEVYMVASGVPQRIGKDHAAEIASMALDLLHGTEKFLIPHMPGERLQIRMGVHSGPVVAGVVGTKMPRYCLFGDSVNTASRMESTGLPFKIHISSDTKNALDRVGGFIVNLRGEMEIKGKGFMQTYWLIGKHGVVGDRQPLEEKQEEMDVMAENPHSEKVRQAQRNVFTQSGMLEIFTKLRSLC from the exons ATGGGTGAGGTCCGCAAGAACAAGGTTGGCCCACGGTCGTCTCATGGACAGGATAGTGGCGGCGTGCGGCGGGGACCAACGTCACCCATCCGCCCGCCGCCCACCCTCCGGCGCTCCTCGCTCATCAGCTTTGAGGGCGACGATGAAAACAGTCGAGTGGAG GTGAAGACGGGCTGTTGCGGGCTGGACCCCACAACAGGGCGCGGAAAGCAGATCCACCTGTTGCAGATCTTGCTTCTGCCATTCATCCCCATCCTGGCGCTCATCATCCAGAACTCCATCAACATGGTGACCGTGCTCGAGTACCAGTACGACATGCAGGAGACCATCGACCAG GTCCAGATCAGCACGGGTCTGGGAAACGTGACGGAGGCCCTGCAATCCGAGAGGGCCGAGATCGCCTTTTACCTCTTCACGAACGACTCGGTCATCCGCGGGAACCTCACGGAACACTTCAAGTACACAAACATGCTCCTGGATGAACTCATTTGGCCGGTGTTTCGTCAGGAGCATGAACTCTTCAACAACAAGATTCTGTTCCGCATCCGCCTGGATGACTTCCGTGACAAGATCACCAAGTTTGACACCCCGTCGGTGGAGGCCGGCATCGCTTTCTACAACAAAGCCAACTACATCTTTCTCGATCAG CTGACGAGCGAGATCAACGAGAAGGACGCGGCGGGAGTGTGGCGGCCGCTGCTCGCCTACAAGAACATCATCCGGGCCATCGAGCACCTGGGCATCTCCATGGTGTTCGGGCTTCAGTACTTTGGCCGCGGAGCTCTCAACCAGAAGAGCTACATCGCCTTTGTCACCAACGACGCCCTCGGCTACGACTTCCTCAACACGAGCCAAAACTTCGAATTCTGGATCACCGACAG GTACAAGAACCTACAGAAGAGCTACCCTTGGTACTCCAACATCACGCGGCGTCGTCTGGAGGTCTTGGGGCGCACAAAGATCGAACCGGACTTCGACAAGGCCACCGAATACTTTTACGCCATGCTGGGCTACCTGGACGCCCTGCAGAAGATCCAGTACGAGATAAG ACACGTGATCGAACGCACACTGGTCTCGGAGATGAATGCGTCGAACAGCCACGTGGTGATCGGCATAGCGCTGCTCTGCGTCGTGCTCCTCATTTCACCCGTCATCATCCTGCTCGTGCGGATGATGACACGCACGCTGCAG GCCTTCTCAGACACGCTAATCCATAAAACACACGAACTGGCCTACGAGCAGAAAAGGTCCGACACGCTGCTCTATCAGATGCTGCCGCCCTCCGTCGCCCAGCAACTCAAGCAGCACAGAGACGTGTCAGCCGAAACATACGAGTCCGTCACGATCTACTTCTCCGACATCGTGGGCTTCACCGAACTGTCTTCCGAGAGCACACCCATGCAG gTGATTTCTCTCTTGAACGCCCTCTACAAGATGTTTGACTCCCGCATTGAACTCTACGACGTGTACAAGATCGAGACCATCGGAGAGGTGTACATGGTGGCCAGCGGCGTCCCCCAAAGGATAG GAAAAGACCACGCCGCTGAGATCGCCTCCATGGCCCTCGACCTCCTGCACGGCACCGAGAAGTTTCTTATTCCGCACATGCCCGGCGAGCGTCTGCAGATCCGCATGGGCGTCCACTCGGGTCCCGTGGTGGCCGGCGTCGTGGGGACCAAGATGCCTCGCTACTGTCTTTTCGGGGACTCCGTCAATACCGCCTCAAGAATGGAGTCCACAGGCTTAC CTTTCAAGATCCACATCTCATCGGACACGAAGAACGCGCTGGACCGAGTTGGCGGCTTCATCGTCAACCTGCGTGGCGAGATGGAAATAAAG GGCAAGGGATTCATGCAAACCTACTGGCTGATTGGGAAGCACGGGGTGGTGGGTGACAGACAACCCctggaggagaaacaagaggagatgGACGTGATGGCGGAAAACCCTCACAGCGAGAAG